A single genomic interval of Nymphalis io chromosome 30, ilAglIoxx1.1, whole genome shotgun sequence harbors:
- the LOC126779833 gene encoding uncharacterized protein LOC126779833, with translation MESFKMQKYGTEDEDEPRSRIPSRRNSGPFSRRGSIQEPEKKVSASASSSSTPKKVSKPSLSFIVTGKQLLKRSDRANSLPGSYHRRQSADSLTKSKRSLDSPRKNKTAHSKSRDTSLEYDMTLDLSQVSDFDVKNAKYVTKEKFATSTPKKSSQKTRPLYTNERRETSLESKASAVSYSRESVSKISSPATYRQGVSTEFDYSSMSPECSGPSSGDSIAGIAQDTLVSPRSQDFQDSSYCVSTCESRELGEWGHFWANYNNSLARVPISRYYDQCPTHYRSDDVDLPDLDFPTDGSKIRSPDNIKTINNIIRNEGLRLTPRETQNIIKCAHMLGNVLTKAIERQSKDYCPEKIQELNNGSANPEKELKKKTMTLNLKETVLPVEVKEEKRWETVPTQTDISLPNTKSAPIIFENILRQLSMSSIDESDKNVENDHNKIEANNVD, from the exons ATGGAGTCT tttaaaatgcaaaaatatgGGACGGAGGATGAAGATGAACCCAGAAGCCGTATACCTTCTAGGAGGAACTCGGGACCCTTCTCTAGAAGAGGGAGTATACAGGAGCCGGAGAAGAAGGTCTCCGCTTCAGCATCCAGCTCTTCAACACCGAAGAAAGTTTCAAAGCCGAGCTTAAGCTTCATCGTCACCGGGAAGCAGTTATTGAAGAG aAGCGACAGAGCGAACTCGCTTCCCGGATCGTATCATCGTCGCCAGTCAGCTGATTCTTTGACAAAATCGAAGAGAAGCCTCGACTCGCCACGAAAGAACAAAACGGCACACTCGAAGAGTCGCGACACCTCTTTGGAGTATGACATGACTTTGGATTTATCGCAG GTTTCAGATTTTGACGTTAAAAATGCTAAATACGTAACGAAAGAGAAGTTCGCGACCTCCACGCCGAAGAAGTCCAGCCAAAAGACCAGACCGCTATATACGAATGAACGGAGGGAGACCAGCTTGGAGTCCAAGGCGAGTGCTGTGTCGTACAGTCGTGAGAGCGTCAGCAAGATCTCGTCACCTGCAACTTATCG GCAAGGAGTCAGCACCGAGTTTGACTACTCCTCGATGTCACCGGAGTGCTCTGGTCCATCATCAGGGGACAGCATCGCGGGGATAGCGCAGGACACCCTGGTCTCGCCACGGAGTCAAGATTTTCAGGACTCGAG TTACTGCGTGAGCACGTGCGAGTCACGAGAATTGGGCGAGTGGGGCCACTTCTGGGCAAACTATAATAACTCCTTAGCAAGAGTGCCCATCAGTCGCTACTACGACCAGTGCCCGACACATTATCGCTCTGATGACGTCGATTTGCCGGATCTAG ATTTTCCAACGGACGGTTCGAAAATACGATCTcctgataatattaaaactataaacaatataattcgaAACGAGGGACTACGTCTGACGCCTCGtgaaacacaaaatattataaaatgcgcGCACATGCTCGGTAATGTTCTAACAAAGGCCATAGAAAGACAATCGAAAGACTATTGCCCGGAAAAAATACAGGAATTAAACAACGGGAGCGCAAACCCAGAAAaggaattaaaaaagaaaacgatGACGTTGAACTTGAAAGAGACGGTGTTACCCGTGGAAGTGAAAGAGGAAAAGAGATGGGAGACCGTTCCGACGCAGACCGATATCTCGCTGCCGAACACAAAAAGCGCGCCaattatattcgaaaatattttaaggcaGCTATCGATGAGTTCGATCGACGAAAGTgataaaaatgttgaaaatgatcataataaaattgaagcaaATAATGttgattga